A stretch of the Butyricicoccus intestinisimiae genome encodes the following:
- a CDS encoding precorrin-8X methylmutase, producing the protein MDFEIIKPADIEKRSFAIITEELGDRVFPEEIGLVVKRVIHTSADFDYADNLVFSEGAVPRALEAIRNGAHIVTDTNMVKAGINKKTLAKFGGEVHCFVADADVAEEAKQRGVTRSTVSMERAAKLDVPVIFAIGNAPTALIELDRLMREQDLKPELIIGVPVGFVNVVESKELILQSQAPHIVARGRKGGSNVAAAIVNALLYQLVHREGF; encoded by the coding sequence ATGGATTTTGAAATTATCAAACCGGCGGACATCGAAAAGCGCAGCTTTGCGATTATCACAGAAGAACTGGGTGACCGCGTATTTCCGGAGGAAATTGGCTTGGTTGTCAAGCGCGTCATTCACACCTCGGCAGATTTTGACTATGCGGACAATCTGGTGTTTTCCGAGGGCGCAGTGCCGCGCGCGCTGGAAGCCATCCGAAACGGCGCCCACATCGTGACGGATACCAATATGGTCAAGGCGGGCATCAACAAAAAGACGCTGGCGAAATTCGGCGGAGAGGTGCACTGCTTTGTCGCAGATGCCGATGTCGCGGAGGAAGCCAAGCAGCGCGGCGTGACGCGCTCCACCGTCTCGATGGAACGCGCCGCCAAGCTGGATGTACCGGTGATTTTTGCCATCGGCAATGCGCCGACCGCGCTCATTGAGCTGGATCGCCTAATGCGGGAGCAGGATTTGAAGCCGGAGCTGATTATCGGCGTGCCGGTCGGCTTTGTCAATGTGGTGGAGTCCAAAGAGCTGATTTTGCAGTCGCAGGCGCCGCATATCGTCGCGCGCGGACGCAAGGGCGGCAGCAACGTCGCGGCGGCCATTGTCAATGCACTGCTGTACCAGCTCGTGCATCGGGAGGGCTTTTGA
- the glyA gene encoding serine hydroxymethyltransferase — translation MAEKQRIEENISFITSMDPELGEAVRKEYDRQCRNIELIASENIVSPTVMAAMGTVLTNKYAEGYPGKRYYGGCECVDIAENLAIERVCKLFGAKYANVQPHSGAQANMAVYQALCQPGDTVLGMSLDNGGHLTHGSPANQSGKLYNMVAYGVDDNGYIDYEDVRQKAIENKPKMIIAGASAYPRAIHFDKFAEIAKEVGAYLFVDMAHIAGLVAAGEHQNPMEYADVVTTTTHKTLRGPRGGCILTNDEALAKKLNSAIFPGTQGGPLMHIIAAKAVCFGEALKPEFKEYQAQIRKNAQALAEGLTKRGVKLVSGGTDNHLMLVDLRGTEITGKELQNRLDAVYITANKNTVPNEPLSPFVTSGVRLGTPAVTTRGFKEPEMDKIAGFIADAIFDFDNKADAIRAGVEEICKQFPLY, via the coding sequence ATGGCAGAAAAACAGAGAATTGAAGAGAACATTTCTTTTATCACCAGCATGGACCCGGAACTGGGCGAAGCAGTTCGCAAGGAGTACGACCGTCAGTGCCGCAACATTGAGCTGATCGCATCCGAAAACATTGTATCCCCGACCGTCATGGCGGCTATGGGCACCGTTCTGACCAACAAGTACGCAGAAGGTTACCCGGGAAAGCGCTACTATGGCGGCTGCGAATGTGTTGACATTGCAGAGAATCTGGCAATCGAGCGCGTATGCAAGCTGTTCGGCGCAAAGTATGCAAACGTACAGCCGCACTCCGGTGCACAGGCAAACATGGCTGTCTATCAGGCACTGTGCCAGCCGGGCGACACGGTTCTCGGCATGAGCCTGGACAACGGCGGTCATCTGACCCACGGCTCTCCGGCAAACCAGTCGGGTAAGCTGTACAACATGGTCGCTTACGGCGTAGATGACAACGGCTACATTGACTATGAGGACGTTCGCCAGAAGGCAATCGAGAACAAGCCGAAGATGATCATTGCAGGTGCTTCCGCTTACCCGCGTGCCATCCATTTCGACAAGTTTGCAGAGATTGCAAAGGAAGTCGGCGCATATCTGTTCGTTGATATGGCGCATATCGCAGGTCTGGTCGCAGCAGGCGAGCACCAGAACCCGATGGAGTACGCAGATGTCGTAACCACCACCACCCATAAGACTCTGCGCGGTCCGCGCGGCGGCTGCATTCTGACCAACGATGAAGCGCTGGCAAAGAAGCTGAACTCCGCAATCTTCCCGGGCACACAGGGCGGCCCGCTCATGCACATCATCGCTGCAAAGGCTGTTTGCTTCGGCGAAGCACTCAAGCCGGAATTCAAGGAATATCAGGCACAGATCCGCAAGAACGCACAGGCTCTTGCAGAAGGTCTGACCAAGCGCGGCGTCAAGCTGGTTTCCGGCGGCACAGACAACCATCTGATGCTGGTTGATCTGCGCGGCACCGAAATCACCGGCAAGGAGCTGCAGAACCGTCTGGATGCGGTATACATCACCGCAAACAAGAACACCGTACCGAATGAGCCGCTCAGCCCGTTTGTAACCTCCGGCGTTCGTCTGGGCACACCGGCAGTTACCACCCGCGGCTTCAAGGAGCCGGAGATGGACAAGATTGCAGGCTTCATCGCTGACGCAATCTTCGACTTCGACAACAAGGCTGACGCAATCCGCGCCGGTGTCGAGGAAATCTGCAAGCAGTTCCCGCTGTACTAA
- a CDS encoding type III pantothenate kinase: MLLAIDVGNTNTVFGIYKDEELIGSFRLSTTAERTSDELGMQIHMYYSFLGLQTADTEAVIVASVVPPVMYTLINAIRKYIGVRPMIVGKDVDTGLVNRYDNPREVGIDRLVNAVSAIQKYGAPLIIIDIGTATTFDVIDETGAYCGGAIFPGIKVAMEALFQKASKLPRVDIVRPEKAIGTNTVMSMQSGAVRGYAGAIQGIVHEMKAEINGSCRVVATGGMGRMMAEYCDTITDVDANLTLTGLRMIYEANKEKFAALEPIGPLVVSAEEELDAQL; the protein is encoded by the coding sequence ATGCTATTGGCGATTGACGTAGGCAATACCAATACGGTTTTTGGCATTTATAAAGACGAGGAGCTCATCGGCAGCTTCCGCCTGTCCACGACGGCGGAGCGCACATCGGATGAGCTTGGTATGCAGATTCACATGTACTATTCGTTCTTGGGTCTGCAAACGGCGGACACGGAGGCGGTCATTGTGGCTTCGGTCGTGCCGCCGGTCATGTACACGCTCATCAACGCGATTCGCAAGTACATCGGCGTGCGCCCGATGATTGTCGGCAAAGACGTGGATACCGGTCTGGTAAACCGTTATGACAACCCGCGGGAGGTCGGCATTGACCGTCTGGTCAACGCGGTCTCTGCGATTCAAAAATACGGCGCACCGCTCATCATTATTGACATTGGCACGGCGACGACGTTTGACGTCATCGACGAGACCGGCGCGTACTGCGGCGGCGCCATTTTCCCCGGCATCAAGGTTGCCATGGAAGCGCTGTTCCAGAAGGCCTCCAAGCTGCCGCGCGTGGACATCGTGCGGCCGGAAAAGGCGATCGGCACCAATACCGTCATGAGCATGCAGTCGGGTGCCGTGCGCGGCTATGCGGGCGCAATTCAGGGCATTGTGCATGAGATGAAGGCGGAAATCAACGGCAGCTGCCGCGTCGTGGCGACCGGCGGCATGGGCCGCATGATGGCGGAGTACTGCGACACGATTACCGATGTCGATGCCAATTTGACGCTGACCGGTCTGCGCATGATTTATGAGGCGAACAAGGAAAAGTTTGCGGCGCTCGAGCCGATTGGCCCGCTCGTCGTTTCAGCAGAAGAAGAACTGGACGCGCAGCTGTGA
- a CDS encoding endonuclease III domain-containing protein, with amino-acid sequence MTPEQRACAAVERLERKYPDAICALQYTKDYELLFATRLSAQCTDKRVNIITKDLYAKFPTLESFALATEGEIEQIIRPCGLGNSKARDIHAAAVYLLEVHNGKVPGTMKELLKIPGVGRKTANLILGDLYHQPAIVTDTHCIRLANRIGLVDGIKEPAKVEKALRPLIPPEKSSDFCHRLVLHGRDVCTARKPYCERCCLKDICKTGSET; translated from the coding sequence TTGACCCCAGAACAGCGCGCCTGCGCCGCCGTCGAGCGGTTGGAGCGGAAATATCCTGATGCCATCTGTGCGCTGCAATATACCAAGGACTATGAGCTGCTGTTCGCCACGCGCCTGTCGGCGCAGTGCACGGACAAGCGCGTAAATATCATCACCAAGGATTTGTATGCGAAATTTCCGACGCTGGAATCCTTCGCCCTCGCCACGGAGGGAGAGATTGAACAAATCATCCGCCCGTGCGGGCTGGGCAACTCCAAGGCGCGGGACATTCACGCCGCCGCGGTCTATCTACTGGAAGTACATAACGGCAAAGTGCCCGGCACGATGAAGGAGCTGCTCAAAATCCCCGGCGTCGGCCGCAAGACCGCCAATTTGATTCTCGGCGATTTATATCACCAGCCCGCGATTGTCACGGACACGCATTGCATCCGCCTCGCCAACCGCATCGGTCTGGTGGACGGCATCAAAGAGCCGGCAAAGGTGGAAAAGGCACTGCGCCCGCTCATCCCGCCGGAAAAATCCAGCGATTTCTGTCACCGGCTGGTGCTGCACGGCAGAGACGTTTGCACGGCGCGCAAGCCGTACTGCGAGCGCTGCTGTCTCAAGGACATCTGCAAAACCGGCAGCGAGACATAA
- a CDS encoding cob(I)yrinic acid a,c-diamide adenosyltransferase, with protein sequence MEQGLVHIYCGDGKGKTTCAFGLALRCAGTGARVRIAQFLKSGDSGEVTAMQQFDNVELLRAKQGSKFTFQMNAAEKAQAARDHTQLLRQAFADTKHLRMLVLDEIMAACTTGMVDTDELVSLIQARPPELEVVLTGRNPPQALLDLADYITEMKKIRHPYDKGITARRGIER encoded by the coding sequence ATGGAACAGGGACTTGTTCATATTTACTGCGGCGACGGCAAGGGCAAAACGACCTGTGCGTTTGGGCTTGCCCTGCGCTGCGCGGGCACTGGCGCGCGGGTGCGCATCGCCCAATTTCTCAAGAGCGGTGATAGCGGCGAGGTGACCGCCATGCAGCAATTTGACAACGTGGAGCTGCTGCGCGCCAAGCAGGGAAGCAAGTTTACATTCCAGATGAACGCGGCGGAAAAGGCGCAGGCAGCGCGCGACCACACACAATTGCTGCGGCAGGCGTTTGCGGACACCAAACATCTGCGCATGCTGGTGCTGGATGAAATCATGGCGGCGTGCACGACAGGCATGGTGGATACAGACGAGCTGGTGTCGTTGATACAGGCGCGTCCGCCGGAGCTGGAGGTTGTCCTGACCGGACGCAATCCGCCGCAGGCGTTGCTGGATTTGGCGGATTATATCACAGAGATGAAAAAAATACGGCATCCGTATGACAAGGGCATCACGGCACGCCGCGGAATCGAGAGGTAG
- a CDS encoding metallophosphoesterase family protein, whose translation MKLLIFSDSHRANITDMLALIDEEKPDAVAHLGDLVCDVEDIRFVYPELPVYSVRGNNDWGDDETPNSLVVCAERVRLFLTHGHLFGVRRNTKRLTQEAQQAGCQVALYGHTHRAEVHEEDGVLVANPGSISMPYTAQPPSYLRLTIAGDRVQPELIYLKNTKKKRLWL comes from the coding sequence ATGAAACTGCTCATATTTTCCGATTCGCATCGCGCCAATATCACGGACATGCTCGCGCTGATTGACGAGGAGAAGCCGGACGCCGTCGCGCATTTGGGCGATTTGGTGTGTGATGTGGAAGACATCCGGTTTGTCTATCCGGAGCTGCCTGTGTACAGCGTGCGCGGCAACAACGACTGGGGCGACGACGAGACGCCGAACAGTCTGGTGGTCTGTGCGGAACGCGTGCGGCTGTTCTTGACACACGGACACTTGTTTGGCGTGCGACGCAACACCAAGCGGCTGACGCAGGAGGCGCAGCAAGCCGGCTGTCAGGTCGCGCTGTACGGACACACGCACCGCGCGGAGGTGCATGAGGAGGACGGCGTTTTGGTGGCGAATCCGGGCAGCATCAGCATGCCGTATACTGCACAGCCGCCGTCGTATCTGCGGCTCACGATTGCAGGAGACCGCGTGCAGCCGGAGCTGATTTATTTGAAAAACACAAAGAAGAAACGGCTCTGGCTTTGA